The following proteins are co-located in the Moraxella nasovis genome:
- a CDS encoding type II toxin-antitoxin system RelE/ParE family toxin produces MIVSFAHKGLENFFTTGSTKGIQAKHKNKLAIQLNALDTAKSPLDMNTANWRLHPLKGNLAGYWAINVSGNWRLTFRFNDDGNAEIVDYQDYH; encoded by the coding sequence ATGATTGTGTCGTTTGCTCACAAAGGCTTAGAAAACTTTTTTACCACAGGTAGTACCAAAGGCATTCAAGCTAAGCATAAAAACAAACTTGCCATACAATTAAACGCCCTAGATACCGCCAAAAGCCCCCTTGATATGAATACCGCAAATTGGCGTTTGCACCCTTTAAAAGGCAATTTGGCAGGGTATTGGGCAATAAATGTGAGTGGCAACTGGCGTTTAACTTTTCGCTTTAATGACGATGGCAATGCCGAAATTGTAGATTACCAAGACTATCACTAA
- a CDS encoding HigA family addiction module antitoxin, whose translation MRMHNPPHAGLVLREYIDGHSVTEVAERLGITRANLSRILNGRQSITAEMSVRLHYLLGTNPNFWLDMQKKYDLWQAEHNSNIDYSAIKPITRPQIAYV comes from the coding sequence ATGAGAATGCACAACCCCCCACACGCAGGGCTTGTTTTGCGTGAATATATAGACGGTCATAGCGTAACCGAAGTTGCCGAACGCCTAGGCATTACTCGTGCTAATCTTAGCCGTATTTTAAATGGCAGACAAAGCATCACCGCTGAGATGAGTGTTCGGTTGCATTATCTACTAGGAACAAATCCTAACTTTTGGCTGGATATGCAAAAAAAATACGACCTATGGCAAGCCGAGCATAACTCAAACATTGACTATTCAGCAATCAAGCCTATTACTAGACCGCAAATTGCTTATGTCTAA
- a CDS encoding C40 family peptidase, with protein sequence MRITKKLKLAIEHHAKAEYPKECCGLVINGEYYPCDNVADNPNDTFIISPKDFIKYSSLGEIQAIVHSHPDGDVLPSELDRVQMAVHDTDWLICAISSDNQFYIKSHKPKAYTAPLLGREYHHGVQDCYSLVRDYYERELGITLPDFDRTDAWWENQDHKPLYQDNFKKAGFVQIEIDELQKHDVILCYVGRTHHINHALIYLDDGKLTSEKTPPTPMTGLVLHHPYGTLSVRELYGETWRKRTALVVRHKQFAV encoded by the coding sequence ATGAGAATCACCAAAAAACTAAAACTAGCCATTGAACACCACGCTAAGGCAGAGTACCCCAAAGAGTGCTGCGGTCTTGTGATAAACGGTGAGTATTACCCATGCGACAACGTGGCGGATAACCCTAATGACACCTTTATCATTAGCCCAAAAGACTTTATCAAGTATTCAAGCTTGGGCGAGATACAAGCCATCGTCCACAGCCACCCTGATGGCGATGTACTGCCTAGCGAGCTTGACCGTGTGCAGATGGCAGTACATGACACCGACTGGCTAATTTGTGCGATTAGTTCTGATAATCAGTTTTATATCAAAAGCCATAAACCAAAAGCCTACACCGCCCCCTTATTAGGGCGTGAATATCACCACGGCGTGCAAGATTGTTATAGCCTTGTGCGTGATTATTATGAGCGTGAATTAGGCATAACGTTACCTGATTTTGACCGCACAGACGCATGGTGGGAAAATCAAGACCATAAACCGCTTTATCAAGATAACTTTAAAAAAGCAGGTTTTGTACAAATTGAGATAGACGAGCTACAAAAGCATGACGTGATACTTTGCTATGTCGGACGTACGCACCACATTAACCACGCTTTAATCTATCTTGATGATGGCAAGCTTACGAGCGAAAAAACACCGCCTACGCCCATGACAGGCTTAGTGCTACATCACCCCTACGGCACGCTGTCGGTGCGTGAGCTGTATGGCGAGACATGGCGTAAGCGGACGGCGTTGGTGGTTAGACATAAGCAATTTGCGGTCTAG
- a CDS encoding phage minor tail protein L: MSFNDDIKSREITGLVTLYELDATPLGAGIYRFHGHSGVINFLGEDYHPIAIRADGLEMRGDGTASMPKLIVADNLDGVQGAISALCRVYHDFAGARLSVYHTLSKYLDDAHNYKKQIWEIEQKTNENPTHGVVEFELSNPIDFEGQKIPVRNITNYCHWEMCNRYRGEECGYTGALMFDKQGNPVDNLEQDKCGGLMSDCKLRGNEDSFGGFVAAGLI; this comes from the coding sequence ATGAGCTTTAACGATGACATAAAGAGCCGTGAAATTACAGGGCTAGTTACCTTGTATGAATTAGATGCCACGCCCCTAGGGGCTGGCATTTATCGCTTTCATGGGCATAGTGGCGTGATTAATTTTCTAGGGGAAGACTACCACCCCATTGCCATTCGTGCTGATGGGCTAGAAATGCGCGGCGATGGCACAGCAAGTATGCCAAAGCTTATAGTCGCTGATAACTTAGATGGCGTACAAGGGGCGATTAGTGCCTTATGTAGGGTGTATCATGATTTTGCAGGGGCAAGGCTTAGCGTCTATCACACCCTTTCCAAGTATCTTGATGACGCCCACAACTACAAAAAACAAATTTGGGAAATAGAACAAAAGACAAACGAAAACCCAACGCATGGCGTGGTTGAGTTTGAATTATCTAACCCGATTGACTTTGAAGGTCAAAAAATCCCTGTTAGAAATATCACAAACTATTGCCATTGGGAGATGTGCAACCGCTATCGGGGTGAAGAATGCGGTTACACAGGGGCATTGATGTTTGATAAACAAGGCAATCCTGTGGATAACTTAGAACAAGACAAATGTGGGGGCTTAATGAGCGATTGTAAACTTCGTGGCAATGAAGACAGCTTTGGCGGATTTGTGGCGGCAGGGTTAATATGA
- a CDS encoding phage tail protein — MEHFDYRLLIDSVHTTTPKASVIKFGDGYEQVFSQGINTIDEKWSCKLQDTKSQIDNAYGFLIRTKGVHAFTIQPVPSEPVITVRLDGEISRSNIGGDVWQLSFNIRRVF, encoded by the coding sequence ATGGAACACTTTGATTATCGGTTACTGATTGATAGCGTGCATACCACGACCCCAAAGGCAAGCGTCATTAAATTTGGTGATGGCTATGAACAAGTATTTAGCCAAGGCATTAACACCATTGATGAAAAATGGAGCTGTAAACTACAAGATACCAAAAGCCAAATAGACAACGCTTATGGCTTTTTGATACGCACAAAGGGCGTTCATGCTTTTACAATACAGCCTGTGCCTAGTGAGCCTGTCATCACGGTAAGGCTTGACGGTGAAATAAGCCGAAGCAATATCGGTGGTGATGTTTGGCAATTATCATTTAATATTAGGCGTGTTTTTTAG